In one Halorubrum sp. CBA1229 genomic region, the following are encoded:
- a CDS encoding cytochrome C oxidase subunit IV family protein gives MSDDSLKLYTAIYVALLVAATLNFVLFEAAFLDFTYAQALGGTLLIATVKTLLIVAYFQHLRWENRSLTYVMALALALTMLLMAAATYSIS, from the coding sequence ATGTCGGACGACTCGCTCAAACTGTACACAGCGATATACGTCGCGCTCCTGGTCGCGGCGACGCTGAACTTCGTTCTCTTCGAGGCCGCGTTCCTCGACTTCACGTACGCCCAGGCGCTCGGCGGAACGCTGCTGATAGCGACGGTCAAGACGCTGCTCATCGTCGCCTACTTCCAGCACCTCCGGTGGGAGAACCGCTCGCTGACCTACGTGATGGCGCTCGCGCTCGCGCTGACCATGCTGCTGATGGCCGCGGCGACGTACTCCATCTCGTAG
- a CDS encoding GNAT family N-acetyltransferase: MELRDATAADVDAIREVARESLLASYDHAVEEALLAEAVDKWYDSDDLVADIDDESTVCPVAVVDDDVVGFAESYVVGRRERVGEIDWVHVHPDHRESGIGSALLERVEAELSDADVDRIEARVLVANEAGTAFYEAEGYELVGERAVEIGGETFDEREYRKQVSRLTGISEGVVETDAGDTVYVAFDENERGSKGPFYVAYADPDREQRYGYFCGNCEGTDIAIDTMDRMECTDCGNRRKPSRWDAAY; this comes from the coding sequence ATGGAACTCCGCGACGCCACCGCAGCCGACGTCGACGCGATCCGCGAAGTCGCCCGCGAGTCGCTGCTCGCCTCGTACGACCACGCCGTCGAGGAGGCGCTGCTCGCCGAGGCGGTCGACAAGTGGTACGACTCCGACGACCTCGTCGCGGACATCGACGACGAGAGCACCGTCTGCCCCGTCGCCGTCGTGGACGACGACGTGGTCGGGTTCGCCGAGAGCTACGTGGTCGGGCGCCGGGAGCGGGTCGGCGAGATCGACTGGGTGCACGTCCACCCGGACCACCGCGAGTCCGGGATCGGCTCCGCGCTCCTCGAGCGCGTCGAGGCGGAGCTCAGCGACGCGGACGTCGACCGCATCGAGGCGCGGGTCCTCGTCGCCAACGAGGCCGGCACCGCCTTTTACGAGGCCGAGGGGTACGAGCTCGTCGGCGAGCGTGCCGTGGAGATCGGCGGGGAGACGTTCGACGAGCGGGAGTACCGCAAGCAGGTCAGCCGGCTGACCGGGATCTCCGAGGGCGTCGTCGAGACGGACGCCGGCGACACCGTCTACGTCGCCTTCGACGAGAACGAGCGGGGCTCTAAGGGCCCCTTCTACGTCGCCTACGCCGACCCCGACCGAGAGCAGCGGTACGGCTACTTCTGCGGGAACTGCGAGGGGACCGACATCGCCATCGACACGATGGACCGCATGGAGTGCACCGACTGCGGTAACCGGCGGAAGCCGTCGCGGTGGGACGCCGCCTACTGA
- a CDS encoding NAD-dependent epimerase/dehydratase family protein — MTDTALVIGGTRFIGRHTVSDLLGNGYDVTMLNRGTHENPFAGDDRVTHVEGDRTNERDLRTAKLSAEPDIVIDCVAYHPADVEAAVDVFADVDGYVYVSSGSSYAEEEIPKREWETPLQPCTPEQATDESMETYGNRKAEGDRVVFDAAENGVNATAVRPCIVYGPYDYTERLDYWIDRVLSHDRVVVPGDGQNLWHRAYVEDVASALRIVAERGEPGAAYNVGDRRALTLEETVTTIAEVAGTDCEVVPASADALAAGGLEPDEFALYREYPHLLDTCALADLGWESTPIEEAMARTVAEHREAERDGSEWDPGREAEERVLGVKDTL; from the coding sequence ATGACCGACACGGCGCTCGTTATCGGCGGCACGCGGTTCATCGGGAGACACACCGTCTCCGATCTGCTCGGGAACGGCTACGACGTGACGATGCTGAACCGCGGGACTCACGAGAACCCCTTCGCGGGCGACGACCGCGTGACGCACGTCGAGGGCGACCGGACGAACGAGCGCGACCTCCGAACGGCGAAGCTCTCGGCGGAGCCGGACATCGTGATCGACTGCGTCGCCTACCATCCGGCCGACGTCGAGGCCGCGGTCGACGTGTTCGCCGACGTCGACGGCTACGTGTACGTCTCGTCGGGGTCGAGCTACGCCGAAGAGGAGATCCCGAAGCGCGAGTGGGAGACGCCGCTCCAGCCGTGTACGCCCGAACAGGCGACCGACGAGAGCATGGAGACGTACGGCAACCGGAAGGCCGAGGGCGACCGGGTCGTGTTCGACGCCGCCGAGAACGGGGTCAACGCGACTGCGGTCCGCCCGTGTATCGTCTACGGCCCGTACGACTACACGGAACGGCTCGACTACTGGATCGACCGCGTGCTCTCGCACGACCGCGTCGTCGTCCCCGGGGACGGCCAGAACCTCTGGCACCGCGCGTACGTCGAAGACGTCGCGAGCGCGCTCCGGATCGTCGCCGAGCGCGGCGAGCCCGGGGCCGCCTACAACGTCGGCGACCGCCGGGCGCTCACCCTCGAGGAGACGGTGACGACGATCGCCGAGGTCGCCGGTACCGACTGCGAGGTCGTGCCCGCGAGCGCCGACGCCCTCGCGGCCGGCGGGCTCGAACCTGACGAGTTCGCGCTCTACCGCGAGTACCCGCACCTGCTCGACACGTGCGCGCTCGCCGACCTCGGCTGGGAGTCGACCCCGATCGAGGAGGCGATGGCCCGGACCGTCGCCGAGCACCGAGAGGCCGAGCGCGACGGGAGCGAGTGGGACCCCGGCCGCGAGGCGGAGGAGCGGGTGCTCGGCGTGAAAGACACCTTATGA
- a CDS encoding zinc ribbon domain-containing protein, whose protein sequence is MTDRSRRRPWLAVLLALVVSGLGHAYLRRWARAFGWYVAVTATLVLVVPDAAVDRLVAGDPPPIADIAPAVLVVAASVIDAYVLARRNNREYERDKRTKAGATSERVTSGTAPERADTGASTGQTDPGASTGRTDTETLTDRSDRSTVDDGGDVEAVSCPHCGRETDPAFDFCQWCAEPVDE, encoded by the coding sequence ATGACAGACCGCAGTCGCCGTCGACCGTGGCTCGCCGTGCTGTTGGCGCTCGTCGTCTCCGGGCTCGGACACGCGTACCTCCGCCGCTGGGCGCGTGCGTTCGGCTGGTACGTCGCGGTCACCGCGACGCTCGTCCTCGTCGTTCCCGACGCGGCGGTGGATCGGCTCGTCGCCGGCGACCCGCCGCCGATCGCCGATATCGCCCCGGCCGTGCTCGTCGTCGCCGCCAGCGTGATCGACGCGTACGTCCTCGCGCGCCGCAACAACCGCGAGTACGAACGCGACAAGCGGACGAAGGCGGGAGCGACCTCGGAGCGAGTGACCTCCGGAACCGCGCCGGAGCGGGCGGACACGGGAGCGTCGACGGGACAGACGGACCCGGGAGCGTCGACAGGCCGGACGGACACCGAGACGCTGACCGATCGCTCCGACCGGTCGACGGTCGACGACGGGGGCGACGTCGAGGCGGTGTCGTGTCCGCACTGCGGCCGCGAGACCGACCCGGCGTTCGATTTCTGTCAGTGGTGCGCCGAGCCGGTCGACGAGTGA
- a CDS encoding cbb3-type cytochrome c oxidase subunit I gives MSELPPTTSVKRWLVTTNHKDIGILYTITALFFLLFGGVLALLIRVQLWDPANQVLSGLAYNEAVTAHGLIMVFWFLSPFGFGFANYFVPLQIGADDLAFPRLNALSYWMYLFSGVLLGISFFQGGTLSAGWTMYAPLNVPMYTPSIGSTGAVLALAMFTIGITASTVNFLTSIHHSRAEGMGIMDMPMFTWGILATVWMMLFAFAALLAVGLILASDRVLGSVYFSATEGGSLLWGHLFWFFGHPEVYIVFFPALGVMLELFQTFSGRRLVGRKWVIIAICLISVQSFLVWMHHMFLTTINLEIKTLMMATTIGISLPFDLVVFSLIYTLIKGRIQFTTPFLFAFGALLLFILGGITGVFLGAIVLDYEFRGTYWVVAHFHYVMFGGATALFGGAYYWFPKVTGKMYNELLGKLHFVIFFVSFNMVYFSMFLGWETPRRVFEYNPEFQTFHQIGTIGAFILGFSFFIMFYNFAKSYVSGPEAGDNPWDYSRTAEWAVSSPPPLENWPNRPSYASGKLEFVKDYVPDGGPAVKTDGDGNAATDGGDTHSDHIKEYPYWDKHPSHASIWPFALSLMTGFFLFGLSGFADSVTFIVGESLASTSVEISNVMYPVFIVVGLVGLIASGVKWGLEDFYAPPSEFAERWPFNGVEKVKLGMWFFLASDVIVFGAFLSAAIFVRYNAGWMTWEPLTESLPGLINTFVLITSSFTVILALVAAHRKSRQGLLASLGATILLSLTFLSIKMWEWHHEVFDRGVMIGSNAHGDPVQASIYYVTTGLHGLHVVIGLLIACYLFVRAYQGHYLEDERPVEYFGLYWHFVDIVWVFIFPLFYLF, from the coding sequence ATGAGCGAGCTCCCGCCGACGACGTCCGTCAAGCGCTGGCTCGTCACGACCAACCACAAGGACATCGGAATCTTATACACGATCACGGCGCTGTTCTTCCTGCTGTTCGGCGGCGTGCTCGCGCTGCTGATCCGCGTCCAGCTCTGGGACCCCGCGAACCAGGTGCTCTCCGGGCTCGCGTACAACGAGGCGGTCACGGCCCACGGGCTGATAATGGTGTTCTGGTTCCTCTCGCCGTTCGGCTTCGGGTTCGCGAACTACTTCGTTCCGCTCCAGATCGGCGCCGACGACCTCGCGTTCCCGCGGCTGAACGCGCTCTCGTACTGGATGTACCTGTTCTCCGGCGTGCTGCTGGGGATCAGCTTCTTCCAGGGCGGTACGCTGAGCGCGGGGTGGACGATGTACGCCCCGCTCAACGTCCCGATGTACACGCCGAGCATCGGGTCGACCGGGGCGGTGCTCGCCTTGGCGATGTTCACGATCGGTATCACGGCGTCGACGGTGAACTTCCTCACGTCGATCCACCACTCCCGGGCCGAGGGGATGGGGATCATGGACATGCCGATGTTCACCTGGGGAATCCTCGCAACCGTGTGGATGATGCTGTTCGCGTTCGCGGCGCTGCTCGCCGTCGGGCTCATCCTCGCCTCCGACCGCGTGCTCGGCTCGGTGTACTTCTCCGCGACCGAGGGCGGCTCCCTCCTGTGGGGGCACCTGTTCTGGTTCTTCGGTCACCCGGAGGTGTACATCGTCTTCTTCCCGGCGTTGGGGGTCATGCTGGAGCTGTTCCAGACGTTCTCCGGGCGCCGGCTCGTCGGCCGGAAGTGGGTCATCATCGCCATCTGTCTCATCTCCGTCCAGTCGTTCCTCGTGTGGATGCACCACATGTTCCTCACGACGATCAACCTGGAGATCAAGACGCTGATGATGGCGACGACCATCGGTATCTCGCTCCCCTTCGACCTGGTCGTCTTCTCGCTGATCTACACGCTGATCAAGGGACGGATCCAGTTCACGACGCCGTTCCTCTTCGCGTTCGGCGCGCTGCTACTCTTCATCCTCGGCGGCATCACCGGGGTGTTCCTCGGCGCCATCGTCCTCGACTACGAGTTCCGCGGCACCTACTGGGTGGTCGCGCACTTCCACTACGTGATGTTCGGGGGCGCGACGGCGCTGTTCGGCGGCGCCTACTACTGGTTCCCGAAGGTGACCGGGAAGATGTACAACGAGCTGCTGGGGAAGCTCCACTTCGTGATCTTCTTCGTCAGCTTCAACATGGTGTACTTCTCCATGTTCCTCGGCTGGGAGACCCCGCGTCGCGTCTTCGAGTACAACCCCGAGTTCCAGACCTTCCACCAGATCGGGACGATCGGGGCGTTCATCCTCGGGTTCTCCTTCTTCATCATGTTCTACAACTTCGCGAAGTCGTACGTCTCCGGACCGGAGGCGGGCGATAATCCGTGGGACTACTCGCGGACCGCCGAGTGGGCCGTCTCCTCGCCGCCGCCGCTCGAGAACTGGCCGAACCGCCCATCGTACGCGTCCGGCAAGCTCGAGTTCGTGAAAGACTACGTTCCCGACGGCGGTCCGGCGGTGAAGACCGACGGCGACGGGAACGCCGCGACCGACGGCGGCGACACGCACTCCGACCACATCAAGGAGTACCCGTACTGGGACAAACACCCGAGCCACGCGAGCATCTGGCCGTTCGCCCTCTCGTTGATGACCGGGTTCTTCCTGTTCGGGCTCTCCGGGTTCGCCGACTCGGTCACGTTCATCGTGGGCGAGTCGCTCGCGTCGACGAGCGTCGAGATCTCGAACGTGATGTACCCGGTGTTCATCGTCGTCGGACTCGTCGGGCTGATCGCGAGCGGCGTGAAGTGGGGGTTAGAGGACTTCTACGCACCGCCCAGTGAGTTCGCCGAGCGGTGGCCGTTCAACGGCGTCGAGAAGGTGAAGCTGGGGATGTGGTTCTTCCTGGCGTCCGACGTGATTGTCTTCGGCGCGTTCCTCTCGGCGGCCATCTTCGTCCGGTACAACGCCGGGTGGATGACGTGGGAGCCGCTGACGGAGTCGCTCCCCGGCCTCATCAACACGTTCGTGCTGATCACCTCCTCGTTCACCGTGATCTTGGCGCTCGTCGCCGCCCACCGGAAGAGCCGGCAGGGGCTGCTGGCCTCGCTTGGGGCGACGATTCTGCTCTCGCTCACGTTCCTCAGCATCAAGATGTGGGAGTGGCACCACGAGGTGTTCGACCGCGGCGTGATGATCGGCTCGAACGCCCACGGAGATCCGGTTCAGGCGTCGATCTACTACGTCACCACGGGGCTCCACGGGCTCCACGTCGTCATCGGGCTCCTGATCGCCTGCTACCTGTTCGTCCGGGCGTACCAGGGGCACTACCTGGAGGACGAGCGGCCGGTGGAGTACTTCGGCCTCTACTGGCACTTCGTCGACATCGTCTGGGTGTTCATCTTCCCGCTGTTCTACCTCTTCTGA
- the coxB gene encoding cytochrome c oxidase subunit II, producing MIDPIILQQGSDWRAQAEVFDEIFFVFLALGTLVGTIVVAYTLWNVYKYRDDGGEPRKDFDAPTVGELPTGQGGPKAKKLFLSFGLSAIVVISLVVYAYGILLYVEEGPDTGDEGDIEILVEGYQFGWEYEYPNGHTTTGEMIVPADQRIDIEVTSRDVWHNFGSSELRIKSDAIPGESNSNWFSVSSEEVEAQGGEATFRVECFELCGSGHSAMKGQITVIPQDEWEEWYENTEGESGNSSSASIDAAAVGGVPA from the coding sequence ATGATAGATCCAATTATCCTGCAACAGGGGAGCGACTGGCGCGCGCAGGCGGAGGTCTTCGACGAGATCTTCTTCGTCTTCCTCGCGCTCGGTACGCTCGTTGGTACGATAGTCGTCGCGTACACGCTGTGGAACGTGTACAAGTACCGCGACGACGGGGGCGAACCGAGAAAGGACTTCGACGCGCCGACCGTCGGCGAGCTCCCGACGGGACAGGGCGGTCCGAAAGCAAAGAAGCTCTTCCTGTCGTTCGGTCTGAGCGCGATCGTCGTCATTAGTCTCGTCGTGTACGCGTACGGAATTCTCCTCTACGTCGAGGAGGGTCCCGACACGGGCGACGAGGGCGACATCGAGATCCTCGTCGAGGGGTACCAGTTCGGCTGGGAGTACGAGTACCCGAACGGCCACACCACGACGGGAGAGATGATCGTGCCGGCCGACCAGCGGATCGACATCGAGGTGACCTCACGCGACGTGTGGCACAACTTCGGCTCGTCGGAGTTACGGATAAAATCCGACGCCATCCCCGGAGAGTCCAACAGTAACTGGTTCTCCGTGAGTTCCGAAGAGGTCGAGGCGCAGGGCGGCGAGGCGACGTTCAGGGTCGAGTGCTTCGAGCTGTGCGGCTCCGGACACTCGGCGATGAAAGGCCAGATCACGGTCATCCCGCAGGACGAGTGGGAGGAGTGGTACGAGAACACGGAGGGTGAGTCCGGCAACTCCTCCAGCGCGAGCATCGACGCCGCCGCCGTCGGAGGTGTCCCCGCATGA
- a CDS encoding GTPase: MGLEEEIEDLREEIANTPYNKATEAHIGRLKAKLAEKKEKLENQSSAGGGHGYAVEKHGDATVALVGFPSVGKSTLINALTNADSEVGSYEFTTLDVNPGMLKYRGANIQILDVPGLIEGAAGGRGGGKEVLSVVRTADLVVFMLSVFEIEQYDRLREELYETNIRLDTEPPNINIRKTHKDGIGVTMSDDVSLDEGTVKQVLREYGYVNAKVTIPHDLTIDELVDAVMDNREYLPSMVTVNKADLIDKSYLPTVKEELRERDLDPDDVLFISAEKELGLDGLKDRLWEELGLIRIYMDKPGRGVDYEEPLVLFEGDTVGDACEKIGGEFDERFKFARVSGQSAKHDDQQVGKGHELADEDVLRIVARK; this comes from the coding sequence ATGGGACTGGAAGAGGAGATTGAGGACCTCCGCGAGGAGATCGCCAACACGCCCTACAACAAGGCCACGGAGGCCCACATCGGGCGCCTGAAGGCGAAGCTCGCGGAGAAAAAAGAGAAGCTGGAGAACCAGTCCTCCGCCGGCGGCGGTCACGGCTACGCGGTCGAGAAGCACGGCGACGCCACGGTCGCGCTGGTCGGGTTCCCGAGCGTGGGGAAGTCCACCCTCATCAACGCCCTCACCAACGCCGACAGCGAGGTCGGCTCCTACGAGTTCACGACGCTCGACGTCAACCCCGGCATGCTGAAGTATCGCGGCGCGAACATCCAGATCCTCGACGTGCCGGGCCTGATCGAGGGCGCCGCGGGCGGTCGCGGGGGCGGGAAGGAGGTCCTCTCGGTCGTCCGGACCGCGGACCTGGTCGTGTTCATGCTCTCCGTGTTCGAGATCGAGCAGTACGACCGCCTCCGCGAGGAGTTATACGAGACCAACATCCGGCTCGACACGGAGCCGCCGAACATCAACATCCGGAAGACCCACAAGGACGGGATCGGGGTGACGATGAGCGACGACGTGAGCCTCGACGAGGGGACGGTCAAGCAGGTGCTCCGCGAGTACGGCTACGTCAACGCCAAGGTGACGATCCCCCACGACCTCACGATCGACGAGCTCGTCGACGCGGTCATGGACAACCGGGAGTACCTCCCGTCGATGGTGACGGTGAACAAGGCCGACCTCATCGACAAGAGCTACCTCCCGACGGTCAAAGAGGAACTCCGCGAACGCGACCTCGACCCCGACGACGTCCTCTTCATCTCCGCGGAGAAGGAGCTCGGACTCGACGGGCTCAAAGACCGGCTCTGGGAGGAACTCGGCCTCATCCGCATTTATATGGACAAGCCCGGCCGCGGCGTCGACTACGAGGAGCCGCTGGTCTTATTCGAGGGCGACACGGTCGGCGACGCCTGCGAGAAGATCGGCGGCGAGTTCGACGAGCGGTTCAAGTTCGCGCGCGTGTCCGGTCAGAGCGCGAAACACGACGACCAGCAGGTCGGCAAGGGCCACGAGCTGGCGGACGAGGACGTGCTCCGGATCGTCGCGCGGAAGTGA
- a CDS encoding acyl-CoA dehydrogenase family protein encodes MDFELPAEHRMIRDTVREFCEEEIRPIAQEIEDEHRFPDEVFAELNALDMMGVPVSEEYGGLGGDQLMYALVTEELGRVSGGIGLSYAAHTSLGAKPIELFGTPEQKEEWLRPLAEGGGIGAWALTEPGSGSDASDMDTTAEFDADAGEYVLNGTKQFITNANVANSVLVKAVTDPGAGYDGISTFIVDPENDDGFEVTTVWDKMGLNSSPTCEIQLDDVRIPEDRLLGEEGDGWTQTMKTLDGGRISIAALSVGLAQGAYEAAKEYAGEREQFGKPIAKFDAIRDKVVHMHRQTERARLLTHKAATTYDAGESVTRESALAKLDASEAAREVAEEAVQTLGGYGYTTDFAPQRFYRDAKLMEIGEGTSEIQHVVLGRELGL; translated from the coding sequence ATGGACTTCGAGCTACCCGCGGAACACCGGATGATACGCGACACCGTCCGGGAGTTCTGCGAGGAGGAGATCCGGCCGATCGCCCAGGAGATCGAGGACGAACACCGGTTCCCCGACGAGGTGTTCGCCGAGCTGAACGCCCTCGATATGATGGGCGTCCCGGTGAGCGAGGAGTACGGCGGGCTCGGCGGCGATCAGCTCATGTACGCCCTCGTCACCGAGGAACTGGGCCGCGTCTCCGGCGGGATCGGGCTCTCGTACGCCGCCCACACCTCACTGGGCGCGAAGCCTATCGAGCTGTTCGGGACGCCCGAACAGAAGGAGGAGTGGCTCCGCCCGCTCGCCGAGGGCGGCGGGATCGGCGCGTGGGCGCTCACCGAGCCCGGCAGCGGCTCCGACGCCTCCGACATGGACACGACCGCCGAGTTCGACGCCGACGCGGGCGAGTACGTGCTGAACGGGACGAAGCAGTTCATCACGAACGCCAACGTCGCCAACAGCGTGCTGGTGAAGGCCGTCACCGACCCCGGCGCGGGGTACGACGGCATCTCGACGTTCATCGTCGACCCGGAGAACGACGACGGGTTCGAGGTCACGACCGTCTGGGACAAGATGGGACTCAACTCCTCGCCGACCTGCGAGATCCAGTTGGACGACGTCCGGATCCCCGAGGACCGGCTGCTCGGCGAGGAGGGCGACGGGTGGACGCAGACGATGAAGACGCTCGACGGCGGGCGGATCTCCATCGCGGCGCTGTCGGTCGGGCTCGCGCAGGGCGCCTACGAGGCCGCCAAGGAGTACGCCGGCGAGCGCGAGCAGTTCGGCAAGCCGATCGCGAAGTTCGACGCGATCCGCGACAAGGTGGTCCACATGCACCGGCAGACCGAGCGTGCGCGGCTGCTCACGCACAAGGCCGCGACGACGTACGACGCCGGCGAGTCGGTGACGCGTGAGTCGGCGCTGGCGAAGCTCGACGCCAGCGAGGCCGCCCGCGAGGTCGCCGAGGAGGCGGTCCAGACGCTCGGCGGCTACGGCTACACGACCGACTTCGCTCCCCAGCGGTTCTACCGCGACGCGAAGCTGATGGAGATCGGCGAGGGGACCAGCGAGATACAGCACGTCGTGCTCGGCCGGGAGCTGGGGCTCTGA
- a CDS encoding RIO1 family regulatory kinase/ATPase: MELRRLVRGRVDWPDIERVVRELADRYDRDEMRVRFLDADNWLSTPMVLDDDLFVKVITRQNTLVHTLFTTGRNLGAVSAGTEGFFERYETPYEMARHELEATRKVRELGVNAPEPVEALEVGDLGVVVLEYLPEFRTLDELDRGAVGELAPALFETLRTIHDAGLAHGDLRAENVLVRDGDLYVIDATSVSEEGRESARSYDLASALAALEPLIGAPDAIDAALESYSAAELLAARRFLDFVAIRPDHDFEAAELKGELEKRTT; encoded by the coding sequence ATGGAGCTCCGCCGGCTCGTGCGCGGTCGCGTGGACTGGCCCGACATCGAGCGGGTCGTCCGAGAGCTGGCGGACCGGTACGACCGCGACGAGATGCGGGTGCGCTTCCTCGACGCGGACAACTGGCTGTCGACGCCGATGGTCCTCGACGACGACCTGTTCGTGAAGGTGATCACGAGGCAGAACACGCTCGTCCACACGCTGTTCACCACCGGGCGCAACCTCGGCGCCGTCTCCGCCGGCACGGAGGGCTTCTTCGAGCGCTACGAGACCCCCTACGAGATGGCCCGTCACGAGCTGGAGGCGACGCGGAAGGTCCGCGAGCTCGGCGTCAACGCCCCGGAGCCGGTCGAGGCGCTGGAGGTCGGCGACCTCGGCGTCGTCGTGTTGGAGTACCTCCCCGAGTTTCGGACGCTCGACGAGCTCGACCGGGGGGCCGTCGGGGAGCTGGCGCCCGCGCTGTTCGAGACCCTCCGGACGATCCACGACGCCGGGCTCGCACACGGCGACCTCCGGGCGGAGAACGTCCTCGTGCGCGACGGCGACCTGTACGTCATCGACGCGACGAGCGTGAGCGAAGAGGGCCGCGAGTCGGCGCGGTCGTACGACCTCGCGAGCGCGCTCGCCGCGCTGGAACCCCTCATCGGCGCGCCGGACGCGATCGACGCCGCGCTGGAGAGCTACTCCGCCGCCGAGCTGCTCGCGGCCCGGCGGTTCCTCGACTTCGTCGCGATCCGCCCGGACCACGACTTCGAGGCCGCGGAGCTGAAAGGGGAACTGGAGAAGCGGACGACGTAG
- a CDS encoding DMT family transporter, with protein MPATLGRYAFALAPLAAAALWGGMYVVSKWGFTLVPPMTLGFLRVALGAGALWLVVAGRGGPGPAREEWRTFAALGGWVTLTVATQFVGTELTNASQGSLLTVLTPVFTVALGALVLGERVTATKAAGMAVAGIGTAVVIAGQYEIASIAAGNLVGVALLLVGSAGWAGYTVWGLRAVRRHGALRAATYSSLASVPMLGVAAAVELWYVGLSPADLPVTLESAGAVLYLGLASTAAAWFLWYKGLEYVSAGTVAVFFFAQPAVGAAFGAALLGEALGSGFLAGGALMAVGIWIVSRERAASPDDSPEPAAGEA; from the coding sequence ATGCCAGCCACGCTCGGACGGTACGCGTTCGCCCTCGCTCCCCTCGCAGCCGCGGCGCTGTGGGGCGGGATGTACGTCGTCAGCAAGTGGGGGTTCACGCTGGTCCCGCCGATGACGCTCGGCTTCCTCCGGGTCGCGCTCGGAGCCGGAGCGCTCTGGCTCGTCGTCGCCGGCCGCGGCGGTCCCGGACCGGCGCGCGAGGAGTGGCGGACGTTCGCGGCGCTCGGCGGCTGGGTGACGCTGACGGTCGCCACCCAGTTCGTCGGCACCGAGCTGACGAACGCCAGTCAGGGATCGCTGCTGACGGTGTTGACGCCCGTGTTCACCGTCGCGTTGGGCGCGCTCGTGCTCGGCGAGCGGGTCACGGCGACGAAGGCCGCCGGGATGGCCGTCGCGGGGATCGGCACCGCGGTCGTCATCGCGGGGCAGTACGAGATCGCGTCTATCGCCGCCGGCAACCTCGTCGGCGTAGCGCTCCTGCTCGTCGGGAGCGCGGGGTGGGCCGGCTACACCGTCTGGGGGCTCCGCGCGGTCAGGCGCCACGGGGCGCTCCGCGCGGCGACGTACTCGTCGCTGGCGAGCGTCCCGATGCTGGGTGTCGCCGCCGCCGTCGAGCTGTGGTACGTCGGGCTCTCGCCGGCCGACCTCCCGGTGACCCTCGAGTCGGCCGGCGCCGTGTTGTACCTCGGGCTCGCGTCGACGGCGGCGGCGTGGTTCCTCTGGTACAAAGGCCTGGAGTACGTCTCCGCGGGGACCGTCGCCGTCTTCTTCTTCGCGCAGCCCGCCGTCGGGGCAGCGTTCGGTGCCGCGCTGCTGGGGGAGGCGCTCGGGTCGGGCTTCCTCGCGGGCGGCGCCCTGATGGCCGTCGGCATCTGGATCGTGAGCCGAGAGCGCGCCGCATCCCCCGACGATTCGCCGGAGCCGGCCGCGGGAGAAGCCTGA
- a CDS encoding ABC transporter ATP-binding protein: MSDDTTGPADGAHDGTGPADGARGGTDPVLSLSGVDSGYGEVQVLDDCSVRLDPGEIVCLVGPNGAGKSTVLKTAFGMLTPWTGTVEYHGRDIGGMAPEAIVREGIGYVPQTDNVFGSLTIDENLRMGGVARDGGLDEVIGTLYDRFPIIEEKRTAKARTLSGGQRQVLAFARALVMEPDVLLIDEPSAGLAPNTADDVFEDVREVNDMDTAILMVEQNVTKGLGISDRGYVLDQGTVRFEGTPEELLNDEEVSQLYLGG, from the coding sequence ATGAGCGACGACACAACCGGGCCTGCGGACGGGGCTCACGACGGAACCGGGCCTGCGGACGGGGCTCGCGGCGGAACCGACCCCGTGCTCTCGCTGTCGGGCGTCGACAGCGGGTACGGCGAGGTACAGGTGCTCGACGACTGCTCGGTCCGACTCGACCCGGGCGAGATCGTCTGTCTCGTCGGCCCCAACGGAGCCGGGAAGTCGACGGTCCTCAAGACGGCGTTCGGGATGTTGACCCCGTGGACGGGGACCGTCGAGTACCACGGCCGCGACATCGGCGGGATGGCGCCAGAGGCGATCGTCCGCGAGGGGATCGGCTACGTCCCCCAGACCGACAACGTGTTCGGCTCGCTGACGATCGACGAGAACCTCCGGATGGGCGGCGTCGCCCGCGACGGCGGCCTCGACGAGGTGATCGGGACGCTGTACGACCGGTTCCCGATCATCGAGGAGAAGCGCACCGCGAAGGCGCGGACGCTCTCCGGCGGTCAGCGGCAGGTGCTCGCGTTCGCCCGGGCCCTGGTGATGGAGCCCGACGTGCTCCTCATCGACGAGCCGTCGGCGGGGCTCGCGCCCAACACCGCCGACGACGTGTTCGAGGACGTCCGGGAGGTCAACGACATGGACACGGCGATCCTCATGGTCGAGCAGAACGTGACGAAGGGGCTCGGCATCTCCGACCGCGGCTACGTCCTCGACCAAGGGACCGTCCGGTTCGAGGGAACGCCCGAGGAGCTGCTGAACGACGAGGAGGTCTCGCAGCTGTACCTGGGCGGCTGA